A genomic window from Flavobacterium hankyongi includes:
- a CDS encoding heme-binding domain-containing protein — translation MKNSLKKVGILLFLVVVAIQFYQPALNQNPDQDYTNDFIITTNAPSNISKLIKTSCYDCHSNNTDYLWYDYLQPVRMFVEKHITDGKKELNFNEFGSYSNRKQQSKLEAIGKQIKSDEMPLTSYTLLHRDAIINEVQKQELITWINSIKQNSLSEK, via the coding sequence ATGAAAAATAGTTTAAAGAAAGTAGGTATTTTACTTTTTTTGGTAGTGGTTGCAATACAATTTTATCAACCTGCCCTGAATCAAAATCCCGACCAGGATTATACAAATGATTTTATTATTACAACCAATGCACCAAGTAATATTTCAAAACTTATAAAGACATCTTGTTACGATTGTCACAGCAATAACACTGACTATTTGTGGTATGATTACCTTCAGCCTGTTCGAATGTTTGTAGAAAAACATATAACAGATGGGAAAAAAGAGTTAAACTTTAATGAGTTTGGCAGTTATTCAAATCGAAAGCAGCAAAGTAAACTAGAAGCCATCGGTAAACAAATTAAATCGGATGAAATGCCATTAACTTCATATACCCTATTACATCGCGATGCAATAATTAATGAAGTCCAAAAACAGGAATTAATAACCTGGATTAATTCAATAAAACAAAACAGTTTATCTGAAAAATAA